The following DNA comes from Saccharomyces cerevisiae S288C chromosome XIII, complete sequence.
AATGATTTTAAGCCAAATGTAAAGTTTATCCATATCTTCGTTGTGGTTTTCAGTTCGACATCTGGTTCATAAGCAGTAAAAAATACTAGTGGTAGGAACTTTATGGAAATCAGTTCATTAGCAACATAATCTTTCAGTTGTTCCaaaaatgtttttcttactgGCAGCGATTCATCTTCAACCAAATTAATTAATTTAATAATGTCCGAAGGTTTGATAAAGTTGTTCAAATTAGAAATCCTGGCCAGTTTTAAAACTTGAATTCCTGCCACACACCTCAATTTTGTTTGATAATTACTGGGGGTGGGATAAAACTCCTTGTTAAACTCGGAAATCAGCTCACCACCACTTGCAATCAAGTAAAAGAATAACTTCATAGTTTTTTCGGTGAAACTTTCTGCCAATTCATCTCGTGGAACATCCGGAGCAATTGATCTCAATTTGTTGGTGAACAGCTTTAAAGTAAACACCTTATTACCTATTGCAGAATATTTCGTGTCACTTAATAGAGAATCTTCTACCCagtcaatttctttttttgaatcacCAACGACCTGGTTTGATAATAGAACTTCTTTAATTAGGTATGATATGATATCAGTGGAATCATCATTTAGGACGTGAGggaattttttaaatatttccaTGAGTACAATAATATGAGATGTAAAATACTTGTCTTTTTGCAAATCTAAAGGTAGGATACgtatttttatctttttcagaGTTTCTTCAGCTTTGGGCGATAAAGCGATAAGTTTTGTGGCGTATTTCGTTATTTCTGGTTTACTTTCAACTGCAAAATCGTATAATTTGGTGAAGAAAAACGTGTCGTCAAAATCCACTTGATCCTTTAATGTTTTGGAAGCCTTGTAAAGGGTTTTTAAAGCTTCTTCCAATGACAagttatcatttttttctgcatcTGGATCATCCAAATCCTTGATAATGGTTTTTAATGTTCTAATCTGATCTTTAAATAATGTGGGATTGACTTTCGATATATCATCCAagattcttcttttcaaatccaATTGTTTTGCGTCAGAATTATTAGATAGGTTCAATAAAACACTGATGTTGGATACATTATAAATTATTGGTGAGGCTctaaaaagcaaaatttGTATTACCTTGGCGATATCACGTGGCATAATGGAAGCACCAGTAgatatattatattttttaaatagtCCTGGCGTTTGTAACTTACTGACCAATTCATTGtaacaatttttaaaagtaAGAAACGGAATATCGTTGGTGACACAGGcatttaataaataaaagattCTTTCGTCGTTAAattgttttattgtttCGAGGGCGTCGATTGCTTTCGTAGAGTCAGAAAGGCCAGAAGCTAACCACTGGAGAGTTTGGTTGTACTTGTTCATTACAATAGGACCTTGAGACGAGCTCATACTTTCTTgattgttcaaaaatttactAAAATCAATATATTTGGATATAGCGAAGgatattttgatttgtCTTGCATTGAAAGCGAAAAATGAAGTGAATGCCTTCTTATCAAAATGTGACAAAACCGTTAGCAGTCTGTGGACTCTTTTATCGTTATCTGGTTCAAACGGTAGTAGGTATTCGAAAATTACGCTGTCGACTTGTTCATTGATGTTTAAATCATTGATATAATAGAGATTGTATAAAGTGGATGGTATGGTGTCTATGATTTCccaaatttctttattttggTATGTCCTTTCGATCTcattcaatgaatttgaGTAAAACTTGGCCATAGTGTTAATGCAGAGTTCCCTAACCTCCTTATGTTTTTCTCGGGCCAAATGAAGTAAAGATGTATAAATGGCTTTATTGGttatatttttccaaatttcaGTAACGGGaactttattaaaaatcATAACAGAAGTCCTGCGTACACGAGGATCAGAATCAATAAAGGTTTTTGCCAGTGCCTGATTCAGTTCTTTGGATATGTCTTCTCTCGTGGCAATGATTTGAGGAATTGATTCTGTCCATTCTACTCTAACATCGGGACTAATATCAGCAATTTTGGAAATCCATGCCTTGAACGTATCGGAATGTGtagaaacaaaatttaaatCCGAATATGAGGTAAGTATTTGACCAATTAATTTTGTAGCTTCTTTTCTGAAAAGCTCGTTTTCCGAAGATAATTCGTGGTATATAAATCCGATTACTGCATTGATCAGTTCGGGTACTGTTTCCCAAAGTCTCAATACCAGTTTATGTAATTTCACTACCACAGTGAGAAGTCTTGAATTATTGTCATCATTAGTTGCTTCATGAATAATCTCGGAATAGTATTTAGTTAGATGTCTACTCATTCTATTGGAATAAGTATCACACAAAATTAGACTAACTTCGTAGCCACAGTCAGAAGTAACGTTCAAACCTTCAGGAATTTCATTCGGGTTATAGGTCAAAAACTTATTAAAAATTAATCTTAGTACTTCTAGGGGAACAGAATCGAACTCAGAGATGACTTCACCGAGAATACCGCCTATTACATTGAAGAGCCTTGCGGGGAAGCTCTTGTTAGGATCGTAAAAAATATGGAATAGTTCGATAAGTAAATTGTTTGAACTAGGTAAATCGGCTAATAATACGATTGATCTGTATTCTAGTAGCTTAGTGATCAAATAAGTTTGTTGGATGTGATAGCCGTTTTCTTGGTCACCTAATTGTTCAAATTGTGAGAGCACCAGCTTGAAAATGTCCGTTAGTTGAGCATCCGTATAAGGCGCATCTGGAGCATATAATCTCAGGATATCGCTTAGACAACAAGCGGTGAAAGCGCGGATCCCCACGTCTTTAtgttttaataattttctGCTAACTAGTGCGTCCCTATATTTATCTAATCCCGTTAAATCTGTATTGTCTTGATCCAGAGAGGCTAATTCCTCATGTAAAGCTTTTAAACGATCTAATAGTTCATTTGTTGATATCAGCTGATCGGAGGTAGATATTATAGGTGAGTTAAACTTCAGTTTAGTAACAGCACCTTTAGCCATTTTGTTCGCACTTTATTTCTTGCTTCTTTACAAATATACCTGTAAAAATTGAGACCGGATACAAACTAACAAGGTGGATAAACTTCTTTTAGGTCTTTTTACAattaacaacaatttcGATGGAGCCTAGGTTTATAAACTTTCACTTGTTTATACAACTTTACGCGTCGCGTCGCGACATGTCTATAGATTAAGTCACTTTTAACGCCATCATTCCGGGTAGTGCATATTTTCCCTTGGCGGCTAAATAGATGAAAAGGTAAAAGTTTAATCTGAGAAAAAAACTGCATTGAGGAGTCTGAAAACTGAGGATAAAACAAACAGTCGCAGTTGAgttgttctttttcatgGAAATTCTTACTATGTACTGCATTTAGGAGGGGAGTTCATCACACTATTATAaattaaaatatacatCCTGCTTCTTACTAAATTATGTTTTTAACTATTCTTACTGCCGCAATTCCAAGAGGGTAGAGGGTAACTTCAGAGTCTTTACCTAAAAGGTGGGACGCCAGACGGGCGTTAAAAAACTTTCCGTAACGGCTGAgataaaaatgatttcGCCCAGGATCGAACTGGGGACGTTCTGCGTGTTAAGCAGATGCCATAACCGACTAGACCACGAAACCTGTTATTTGTGATGGTCTGGACCTATACTTATGGTTTTATGGACTAAACATTTTATGTAATCTTTTATAGAAgaacatttcttttttcagGTCAACCGTACAGGAAACTTTCCTCTAATAATAGGatcttttttaatgtaGCTCTCAATATATGGCCTAAATATCATGTcctattctttttttgaaatatctcCGACATTTAACAAAATAGTATTATTTCATGGCATGACCATTGAAAATTGTGCAAGAACTTTAATTTAGGAAAGTTCATTGATTCAGgataaatatataaagaaaaagccaCTATCCCCAGAAATTTTGCTGTTGATGAAGGCTACGATGCTGTGAATTCAGATTATAGGAGAAATTCACCTCGAGGACTTGAAATCCACATTAAGGAATCGATATTTTTACACGATAATATTATAACTTTTTCCtctattttgtttttcttttaatatattgtcattcatcattttatttcaagCAAAATTTAAAGGTTAACATAAATTAATAGTTGCCATAATTGGGACAGAAACTTCCATTACATCTCTAGACTTTTCTCAATCTTTATATCATCTTTTTATGTCGTATATGATAATCTTCTAGTAGTATGGAACAAGTCAAGAGATGATAGCTGATGCTTCATTTtaacaataaaaattctAACGACTATTTATCACGTCTTGGCTTAGCTATAAAAGTACTATATAAACTtagtatttatttttgaaaatactaAACAAATTCTATCAACGAAAAACCTGGAAGGAACCTATTTACATtccctttatttttaattttgaagctACATACAGACATTCAGGATAGTAATGCTAAAGGTTCCTTAGTGTCTGATCTCTCCTCCGTCGCGAATTcctctctttctttttgctcGGTTTGTTCTCCTTGAGGCAATGATGGCAAACCTTCTGTTGATGGCATGTTAGCTACTTTTGCGTTATTCATCTTCTCTGGATTGAGTTCACTTTCTAGAGCATCCAATTCCTTATCTAGATCGTCTTCATAATTGCTTGTTCCGACTAAGCTTCTAGATAATGTCTCGttaatttcattttgataCGCAATTTGATCTTGTACATCGTCCATCAGTTCATCAACATTGCTAAA
Coding sequences within:
- the PDS5 gene encoding sister chromatid cohesion factor PDS5 (Cohesion maintenance factor; involved in sister chromatid condensation and cohesion; colocalizes with cohesin on chromosomes; performs its cohesin maintenance function in pre-anaphase cells by protecting the integrity of the cohesion complex; regulates homolog pairing and facilitates synaptonemal complex formation, axis formation, interhomolog recombination and synapsis during meiosis; relocalizes to the cytosol in response to hypoxia; scaffolding protein contains 26 HEAT repeats); this translates as MAKGAVTKLKFNSPIISTSDQLISTNELLDRLKALHEELASLDQDNTDLTGLDKYRDALVSRKLLKHKDVGIRAFTACCLSDILRLYAPDAPYTDAQLTDIFKLVLSQFEQLGDQENGYHIQQTYLITKLLEYRSIVLLADLPSSNNLLIELFHIFYDPNKSFPARLFNVIGGILGEVISEFDSVPLEVLRLIFNKFLTYNPNEIPEGLNVTSDCGYEVSLILCDTYSNRMSRHLTKYYSEIIHEATNDDNNSRLLTVVVKLHKLVLRLWETVPELINAVIGFIYHELSSENELFRKEATKLIGQILTSYSDLNFVSTHSDTFKAWISKIADISPDVRVEWTESIPQIIATREDISKELNQALAKTFIDSDPRVRRTSVMIFNKVPVTEIWKNITNKAIYTSLLHLAREKHKEVRELCINTMAKFYSNSLNEIERTYQNKEIWEIIDTIPSTLYNLYYINDLNINEQVDSVIFEYLLPFEPDNDKRVHRLLTVLSHFDKKAFTSFFAFNARQIKISFAISKYIDFSKFLNNQESMSSSQGPIVMNKYNQTLQWLASGLSDSTKAIDALETIKQFNDERIFYLLNACVTNDIPFLTFKNCYNELVSKLQTPGLFKKYNISTGASIMPRDIAKVIQILLFRASPIIYNVSNISVLLNLSNNSDAKQLDLKRRILDDISKVNPTLFKDQIRTLKTIIKDLDDPDAEKNDNLSLEEALKTLYKASKTLKDQVDFDDTFFFTKLYDFAVESKPEITKYATKLIALSPKAEETLKKIKIRILPLDLQKDKYFTSHIIVLMEIFKKFPHVLNDDSTDIISYLIKEVLLSNQVVGDSKKEIDWVEDSLLSDTKYSAIGNKVFTLKLFTNKLRSIAPDVPRDELAESFTEKTMKLFFYLIASGGELISEFNKEFYPTPSNYQTKLRCVAGIQVLKLARISNLNNFIKPSDIIKLINLVEDESLPVRKTFLEQLKDYVANELISIKFLPLVFFTAYEPDVELKTTTKIWINFTFGLKSFKKGTIFERALPRLIHAIAHHPDIVGGLDSEGDAYLNALTTAIDYLLFYFDSIAAQENFSLLYYLSERVKNYQDKLVEDEIDEEEGPQKEEAPKKHRPYGQKMYIIGELSQMILLNLKEKKNWQHSAYPGKLNLPSDLFKPFATVQEAQLSFKTYIPESLTEKIQNNIKAKIGRILHTSQTQRQRLQKRLLAHENNESQKKKKKVHHARSQADDEEGDGDRESDSDDDSYSPSNKNETKKGHENIVMKKLRVRKEVDYKDDEDDDIEMT